DNA from Abditibacteriota bacterium:
TATCCCAGTCCAGCAGGACGAAGGGCCCCGCCTTGGACAGGGTCAGGCTGTCGCCTCCCGATCTGTATTCCAGCATCGGACCGCCGCTGCCGCAGACTGCGGCCAGGGTCCTGACGCTCTCGGCGGACAGCTGCGCGGCCAGCAGGCACAGCAGCGCCGTCAATATCCATCTTTTTGCCATATCACACCTCTATCATATGGAAGCCGGGCTCCAGCTCCTTTTCGACGCCTTCAAAAACCGCCTCGCCGGTGACCCCCGGCGGCAGCTGTATCCACAGATATTTTTTGCCGTAGCGCCGGGCCCATCGCACGGACACGGTCCCCATGCAGGTATCCGCCGTCAGATGGCAGGACAGGAGAGCCTTGGGAAGGCACGGCCTGACATTCACCCTGCGCCATCCCGGCTCGGCGGGAGTCAGGCCGGCGATGCGGGAATACAGGACCAGCAGGGCGTTGCCGTGCATGGGATGGCTGTGGGAATTCATGCCCGGATCCTTTTTGAGCTCATATCTTTCCCACAGGGTAGTGGCCTCGTTCTGCAGCATATAGCCGAAGGAGGGGTAGTCTTCTCCCGTCAGGAAGCGCCAGGCGTCGTCCGCATAGCCGTATTCGCACAGCATCTCCATCAGCAGCGCGGTCAGCTGATTGCCGGTGGTGATCCTGTAATGTCTGTCTCTCAGATCCCGGACCATGATCCCGGCGGCCTCTGCCCGCCTGTCCGGAGGCGCTATGCCCAGAAACAGGGCCAGGGCCTGACTGCCCATGCTCCCCGTTCCGAACCGGGCCTCAGCCTCATTCCACCAGCGACGGCGCATGGCGTCGCCGATCAGGCGGGCGTTTTCGGCGTATTTGTCCCGGGGCAGACCCGTCCTGCGGGCCAGCTCCTCCAAAAGCAGACAGTTGTAAAGGGAAAAGCCGGTGGAGACCATCAGCCCGTCCGTGTGGACGTTGTGGGGGTCCTCTTCGCTCACGCAGGCGAAGGAGGGCCCGGCCCAGTCGCCATACCAGCTGTAATCGACTATGTAGTCCTCGCTGCGGGACAGCAGATAGTCCTCCCACCTGTCCAGATCGCCCATGACCTCCCGGACCAGCCGGTCGTTGCCCGAGTGCATAAGGGCTTCCCTTGCCGCCACTATAAAGGACGAGCAGACCGGGTCTGCCGGCAGACAGCCGTAATAATAGGGACAGCAGCAGGTGAACTGACCCTCCGGCCTCTGCTCATCGCGGATATCCCGGAGGATCTTGGGGAACAGCCTGCCCGTATCAATGGCGTAGGGAGACACTCTGAACCTGCCGGTGGCGTCATTCATCCAGCCCATACGCTCGTCCCGCTGGGGACAATCGGTCATGATGGAATGTATGTTGTTGGAGTCGGTCCTGATCAGGGCTTCCCACACGCTGTTTGCCACCGCGCTGCCGCACCGGAAGCGGGTGTCGTTCCTCGCGTCGGTGTGTATCTCCGCTGCCTCTATCCCGGAGCAGTCGTCAAGGCCCTCCACCGAGGCGTAGCGGAAGCCGTGATAGGTGAACAGGGGCTGCCACACCCCGAGGTCTCTTTCGTCGCCGGCGGCAACGTAAGTGTCCGTGGCGGCGGCTCCTCTCAGAGGCTCGGTAAAGAGGGTCCCGTCTTCGCAGAGCTCCTCGGCAAAACGGCAGATGATACGCTGCCCCGCCTTCAGGGGCGGCAGGGGTATCCTGAGGACGCCGGCTATGTTTTCCCCGAAGTCCAGCACGCATATCCCCTTTTGGGGGCGGGTGATATCCACAGGCCGAAGCAGTCTCACCGGGCGTATGGGCTCCAGTATATCCGGCCGCAGGACCCCGCCGGGGCCGTCGCAGGGCGTCACGGGCCCCCACTCCGGGAGGCGGGACGCGTCCCAGGTCTCTCCGCCGAATATGCCCGCATAAGTGATACTGCCGAAGGAATACTGCCAGGAAGAGTCGGTGACGAACAGGTCGCCGGAGCCGTCGGCATAAGACACCTCCAGCTGAGCCCACAGCATGACGGGCCCCATAAACTCTATGGGCCTGCCCCCCGTGGCCTCTCTGTTCAGATCGGTCATGTTGTCCCGCCAGCCCTCCGCCACCGTGATCTCTATACAGTTGGAGCCCTTGCGGAGACAGCCGGCAACAGGCTTCACGCT
Protein-coding regions in this window:
- a CDS encoding family 78 glycoside hydrolase catalytic domain, yielding MLRIKDLFLCGGRTRDDIRYCLTDSRRPRLSWSLEGDEAYQAAYQMRALQGGRVLWDTGRTDSRDQWADYSGEPLPTGKEVTVELTVWSPSGGVSVLRRNILCACCEPRADWIGIPEPTERRAVHFRRVIELRDAPACACLRVCGLGYHHVTINGAAPDDSVLEPSHSNYARTAYYSVKPVAGCLRKGSNCIEITVAEGWRDNMTDLNREATGGRPIEFMGPVMLWAQLEVSYADGSGDLFVTDSSWQYSFGSITYAGIFGGETWDASRLPEWGPVTPCDGPGGVLRPDILEPIRPVRLLRPVDITRPQKGICVLDFGENIAGVLRIPLPPLKAGQRIICRFAEELCEDGTLFTEPLRGAAATDTYVAAGDERDLGVWQPLFTYHGFRYASVEGLDDCSGIEAAEIHTDARNDTRFRCGSAVANSVWEALIRTDSNNIHSIMTDCPQRDERMGWMNDATGRFRVSPYAIDTGRLFPKILRDIRDEQRPEGQFTCCCPYYYGCLPADPVCSSFIVAAREALMHSGNDRLVREVMGDLDRWEDYLLSRSEDYIVDYSWYGDWAGPSFACVSEEDPHNVHTDGLMVSTGFSLYNCLLLEELARRTGLPRDKYAENARLIGDAMRRRWWNEAEARFGTGSMGSQALALFLGIAPPDRRAEAAGIMVRDLRDRHYRITTGNQLTALLMEMLCEYGYADDAWRFLTGEDYPSFGYMLQNEATTLWERYELKKDPGMNSHSHPMHGNALLVLYSRIAGLTPAEPGWRRVNVRPCLPKALLSCHLTADTCMGTVSVRWARRYGKKYLWIQLPPGVTGEAVFEGVEKELEPGFHMIEV